Proteins encoded by one window of uncultured Draconibacterium sp.:
- a CDS encoding transketolase C-terminal domain-containing protein: protein MSSSVIPCRKAFTNTILEEAKTDKNIFVVTSDARGSVTLDQYAKELPEQFVEVGIAEQNAVGVSAGLALSGNNVFVCGPACFYSARALEQVKVDIAYTNTNVKIIGVSGGVSYGALGATHHSLHDLAVMRTFPGMEVYLPADRFQTTKLIQHLVKSEIPAYVRMGRNAVPDVYTESDDFEFGKAKVLSEGKDIALIATGETVYHALKAAEKLAEEGIEATVVDLVSVKPFDEETVLNAIKNTKCVLTVEEHSIYGGVGAMVAELTSQEYPVKMRILGIPDENVINAKPIEILEYYGLTTENIVLEAKKLLGGL from the coding sequence ATGTCTAGTAGTGTTATTCCATGCCGAAAAGCGTTTACCAATACAATTTTGGAAGAGGCGAAGACCGACAAGAACATTTTTGTTGTAACATCGGATGCGAGGGGAAGTGTAACGCTTGACCAGTACGCTAAAGAGTTGCCGGAACAATTTGTTGAGGTAGGAATTGCCGAGCAAAATGCAGTGGGTGTAAGTGCCGGTTTGGCGCTGTCGGGAAATAATGTTTTTGTGTGCGGCCCGGCATGTTTTTACTCGGCACGCGCATTGGAGCAGGTAAAAGTTGATATTGCGTACACCAACACAAACGTAAAAATTATAGGTGTAAGTGGCGGCGTTAGTTATGGCGCGCTGGGAGCAACCCATCACAGTTTACACGATTTGGCTGTTATGCGCACCTTCCCCGGAATGGAAGTTTATTTGCCGGCTGACCGTTTTCAAACGACAAAACTTATCCAGCATTTGGTGAAATCGGAAATTCCGGCTTATGTTCGGATGGGGCGAAATGCAGTTCCCGATGTGTATACCGAGAGTGATGACTTTGAATTTGGCAAAGCTAAAGTATTGTCAGAAGGAAAAGATATTGCCCTGATCGCAACAGGCGAGACTGTTTATCATGCGCTTAAAGCTGCCGAGAAATTGGCTGAAGAAGGCATTGAAGCTACAGTGGTTGATCTGGTTTCTGTGAAACCATTTGATGAAGAGACGGTTTTGAATGCCATAAAAAATACAAAATGTGTTTTAACAGTTGAAGAGCACAGCATTTATGGTGGGGTTGGAGCAATGGTTGCAGAACTTACATCGCAGGAATATCCGGTGAAAATGAGAATTCTTGGCATTCCTGATGAAAATGTAATTAATGCGAAACCAATCGAAATACTTGAGTATTATGGCTTAACAACTGAAAATATTGTTTTGGAAGCCAAGAAACTGCTTGGCGGATTATAA
- a CDS encoding RNA polymerase sigma-70 factor produces the protein MSERIINSTHRDLVEKIRANDEAAFKVVYNDYFSKLFFFTFDFIPEKETAENIVQDTFMALWKNRKVLKDDTNLTAYLFSVARNNCLYRLRDARYRKKLINNSFDINEIELNISSLKSFDTSDLAFNEIQAIIISTLEELPAQCRKVFELSRFHDKKNREISEELNISIKTVEGHISKSLKIFRNALKEYLPIASCLLTL, from the coding sequence GTGAGCGAGAGAATAATTAATAGTACACATAGGGATTTAGTTGAAAAAATAAGGGCTAACGATGAAGCTGCTTTTAAAGTAGTTTATAACGACTATTTTTCGAAACTATTTTTCTTTACTTTCGATTTTATTCCTGAAAAAGAAACCGCAGAAAATATTGTACAGGATACATTTATGGCGCTCTGGAAAAACCGAAAGGTGCTAAAAGACGACACCAATCTTACAGCCTATTTATTTTCTGTTGCCCGAAATAACTGCCTTTACAGGTTGCGCGACGCACGGTATCGGAAAAAGCTCATTAATAACTCGTTTGATATTAATGAAATCGAGCTCAACATATCATCTTTAAAGTCGTTCGATACATCCGACCTGGCTTTTAACGAAATACAGGCCATTATAATTTCTACCCTCGAGGAGCTGCCTGCGCAGTGCAGAAAGGTTTTCGAACTTAGCCGTTTTCATGATAAAAAGAACCGGGAAATATCGGAAGAACTCAACATTTCTATCAAAACTGTAGAAGGTCATATCTCAAAAAGTCTCAAGATTTTCAGAAATGCGCTGAAAGAATATTTACCTATTGCATCTTGTCTTTTAACCCTCTAG
- a CDS encoding FecR domain-containing protein, which yields MKNLKNIIDYITGNLNADVKRGVIEEVRKDDEQVALYKKLKIAWALFSSTKKMADYDIERSYKQLQKKIEKEEARERYLSIGKVLKYAAILIVVLGIPLFFYLNKQTETTIPAPILKYTSVVADNGQTSKIILPDSSVVWLNSGTKLTYNNAYSFNNRDLVLEGQAYFSVNRNELIPLTVACSDIKVKVLGTKFDVEAYPNESKINVVLESGVVELQHNQADAFNLKMEPGERAQYNLETQKFLVDKVETEDFTNWKEGYLIFRDSPMSEVVEKLERKFNIDIVIKNTRRENSKFNAKFKDEKLPEILDYIEYSCSYHYRIIDNDELNRTIVEFY from the coding sequence ATGAAGAATTTAAAGAACATAATAGATTACATTACCGGGAATCTTAACGCCGATGTTAAGCGTGGGGTGATTGAGGAGGTTCGTAAAGATGACGAGCAGGTTGCCCTTTATAAAAAGCTGAAGATTGCCTGGGCTTTATTTTCTTCAACTAAGAAAATGGCGGACTATGATATTGAAAGATCATACAAGCAGCTGCAAAAAAAAATTGAAAAAGAAGAAGCAAGAGAACGTTATCTTTCGATTGGTAAGGTTTTAAAATACGCTGCCATACTTATTGTTGTGCTTGGTATTCCTTTGTTTTTTTATCTGAATAAACAAACAGAAACAACAATTCCGGCACCGATCTTAAAATATACATCAGTTGTAGCCGATAATGGACAGACTTCAAAAATTATTTTACCCGACAGTTCTGTTGTTTGGTTAAACTCCGGTACAAAACTTACTTATAACAATGCTTATTCGTTCAACAATCGCGACTTGGTGCTGGAAGGTCAGGCTTATTTTAGTGTAAACAGAAATGAATTGATTCCATTAACGGTAGCTTGTAGCGATATAAAAGTGAAGGTGCTGGGGACAAAATTCGATGTTGAAGCTTACCCGAATGAAAGCAAAATAAACGTGGTGCTTGAATCGGGAGTAGTGGAGCTGCAGCACAACCAGGCCGACGCTTTTAATTTAAAAATGGAGCCGGGTGAAAGAGCTCAATATAACCTGGAAACCCAAAAGTTTTTGGTAGACAAGGTTGAAACGGAAGATTTCACCAACTGGAAGGAAGGTTACCTTATTTTCCGGGATTCGCCAATGAGCGAGGTAGTTGAAAAACTTGAACGAAAATTTAATATCGACATTGTAATTAAAAACACGAGAAGGGAGAATTCGAAATTCAATGCAAAATTTAAGGATGAAAAATTACCCGAAATTCTCGACTATATTGAATACTCCTGTTCTTACCATTACAGGATTATTGATAACGACGAACTAAATAGAACTATTGTAGAATTTTACTAA
- a CDS encoding TonB-dependent receptor, which translates to MKKNSYELVSIIRSIRKSKLLVAMKATIFILLISITQVFAVDSYSQTTRLSLSMHNSSIKTIIEEIEQQSEFFFIYDAAVVNVEKQVSVSFENETIEGILDDVFANTNIVYRVNDRQIALTAKTAVKADQEDRTITGTVKDSGGEPLPGVTVVVEGTTIGTVTDFDGKFSLKVPANTASVQVSFVGMRTQVLALDSKSVYTVTMEEETIGLDEVVAIGYGVQRKSDLTGSISSVKSEDLENRSITTVDRGIQGKTAGVQVVTTSGAPGAETSVRIRGYSSNSSSTPLYIVDGLRTTNIGYLDPSDIESMEILKDAASAAIYGAQAGNGVILITTKKASQGTLRIDYNMQYSIQQVARVPEVLNAEEYIQYAVTEGNLVSQSRIDQYYDGTTDTDWADVAFENGAMQRHSLSFQGANEKSSIYGSFSYLGNDGPIIGDQDKNERLTGTVNAEYKIKPWAKFSSNNNFASFNTTRVREGGMYSMLASVIQMDPLTPIIYSKDNVPAHIQALLDQGHAFLQDENGDYYSMSPFQESNNINPYIMRDGYQQQSEGFNFRGVSSIDLTPWNTITVTSRLGYDFSSYTFYNLTWPHTANTDTNTDYVVIDAGSMDRKYWQWENFVNYNETFNELHNVGAMVGTSYSERNTFGVSGSVSGSSADNIGITKLDRNYAYFANATGTATKEITGGEKRTYAELAYFGRLSYNYDNKYFLQGSLRADAADLSILPLNTRWGYFPSGSAGWTISRENFFENLNLNWLSHMKLRASWGQNGSISGLGDYMYAATITSDVMYPFTNSTYQVGSYPSSTGNYNLQWETSEQLDFGLDMRMLKDRLTFTMDWYKKETKDLIMTTVNSSAVVGNTISPLNAGNVVNKGFEFDLSWKDKIGDFSYGISGNLATLDNEVTYIYPTLSRVEGSSGGSGVASFFEVGYPIWYMRGYEYLGVDPADGSPIFNDLNTDGIINDADKTMIGSAIPDFTYGLTINLAYKGFDLIVFGNGSYGNDICYAIPRAVRMQANTLKHFFDGRWTTPGQDAKYIAASLPDYSNYVQSSAMVFDGSYFKIKQIQLGYNVPKGLLDRTNVFNNARVYVSLDDFFVFTDYPGFDPEVSMSGDGLGLDYGQYPTTRRVTFGVNLSF; encoded by the coding sequence ATGAAAAAAAACAGTTATGAACTGGTTTCTATTATCAGATCGATAAGGAAATCGAAACTTTTAGTGGCTATGAAAGCAACTATTTTTATATTGTTAATAAGTATTACGCAGGTTTTTGCAGTCGACAGCTATTCGCAAACTACAAGGCTGAGTCTTTCGATGCATAATTCCTCAATCAAAACAATAATCGAAGAAATTGAGCAACAGTCGGAGTTCTTTTTTATATATGATGCGGCTGTTGTAAACGTTGAAAAGCAGGTTAGCGTTAGCTTTGAAAACGAAACAATCGAGGGGATTCTTGATGACGTTTTTGCCAATACAAATATTGTATATAGAGTTAACGACCGGCAAATTGCGCTAACTGCAAAAACTGCAGTAAAAGCTGATCAGGAAGACCGGACAATAACAGGAACAGTTAAAGATAGTGGGGGTGAGCCACTTCCGGGGGTTACTGTGGTAGTTGAAGGTACCACCATTGGTACTGTTACTGATTTTGACGGAAAATTTTCGTTGAAAGTGCCTGCAAATACAGCCAGTGTTCAGGTTTCGTTTGTTGGTATGCGTACTCAGGTGTTAGCACTCGACAGCAAAAGCGTCTATACAGTAACCATGGAGGAAGAAACCATCGGACTGGATGAAGTTGTGGCTATTGGATACGGTGTTCAACGCAAAAGTGACCTTACCGGTTCTATTTCATCCGTGAAGTCGGAAGACCTGGAAAACCGTAGTATTACCACTGTTGACCGTGGTATTCAAGGAAAAACTGCAGGTGTGCAGGTTGTAACAACATCAGGTGCTCCGGGTGCAGAAACTTCAGTTCGTATCCGTGGATATAGTTCTAACTCAAGCTCAACTCCACTTTATATTGTGGATGGTTTGCGTACAACTAACATTGGTTACCTGGATCCATCAGATATCGAATCGATGGAAATTCTTAAAGATGCTGCTTCGGCAGCTATCTACGGTGCTCAGGCCGGAAATGGTGTTATTCTGATCACTACTAAGAAAGCTTCGCAGGGTACACTTCGTATTGACTATAATATGCAATATTCCATTCAGCAGGTTGCTCGTGTTCCTGAGGTACTGAATGCAGAAGAATATATTCAATATGCTGTTACCGAGGGTAATTTGGTATCGCAATCGCGAATTGACCAATACTATGATGGTACAACTGATACCGACTGGGCCGATGTAGCATTCGAAAACGGTGCGATGCAGCGTCACAGTCTTAGTTTTCAGGGAGCAAACGAAAAGAGTTCGATCTACGGATCATTTTCTTATTTAGGTAACGATGGTCCGATCATTGGCGACCAGGATAAAAACGAACGTTTAACCGGTACTGTTAATGCCGAATATAAAATTAAACCTTGGGCGAAATTTTCATCAAATAACAATTTTGCCAGTTTTAATACTACCAGGGTTCGTGAAGGAGGTATGTATTCTATGCTTGCTTCAGTTATCCAAATGGATCCTCTTACTCCGATAATTTACTCGAAGGACAATGTGCCTGCTCATATTCAAGCTCTTTTGGATCAGGGACATGCGTTTCTTCAAGATGAAAATGGTGATTATTATTCCATGTCCCCATTCCAGGAATCCAATAATATAAATCCGTATATTATGAGAGATGGTTACCAGCAACAAAGTGAAGGGTTCAATTTCCGTGGAGTTTCCAGTATTGATTTAACTCCATGGAATACCATTACCGTAACTTCTCGTTTGGGATATGACTTTTCCAGTTATACTTTCTACAATCTTACGTGGCCTCATACAGCTAACACTGATACCAACACTGACTATGTAGTTATCGATGCCGGTAGTATGGATAGGAAATACTGGCAATGGGAGAACTTTGTGAACTATAACGAGACTTTCAATGAATTGCACAATGTTGGCGCAATGGTTGGTACATCTTATTCAGAAAGAAACACATTTGGTGTTTCAGGGTCTGTAAGCGGTTCGAGTGCCGATAATATTGGTATTACAAAATTGGACCGTAACTATGCCTATTTTGCCAATGCTACCGGTACAGCCACAAAAGAAATTACAGGTGGTGAGAAACGTACTTATGCAGAATTGGCTTACTTCGGACGTTTATCGTACAATTACGATAACAAATACTTCCTTCAGGGATCGTTGCGTGCCGATGCTGCCGACCTTTCGATTCTTCCACTTAACACAAGATGGGGTTATTTCCCATCAGGTTCAGCAGGTTGGACTATTTCTCGTGAGAACTTCTTCGAGAATCTGAACTTAAATTGGCTCTCGCATATGAAATTGCGCGCGAGCTGGGGACAGAACGGTTCTATTTCAGGTTTAGGTGATTATATGTATGCAGCCACCATTACTTCGGATGTAATGTATCCGTTCACCAATTCTACTTATCAGGTGGGTTCATATCCGTCTTCTACAGGTAACTACAACCTGCAGTGGGAAACTTCAGAACAACTTGATTTTGGTTTGGATATGCGCATGCTAAAAGACCGATTAACTTTTACCATGGACTGGTATAAGAAAGAAACTAAAGACCTTATTATGACTACCGTAAATTCATCGGCTGTTGTAGGAAATACCATTTCTCCACTTAACGCCGGTAACGTGGTTAACAAAGGTTTTGAATTTGACTTGAGCTGGAAAGATAAAATTGGTGATTTCTCATATGGTATTAGTGGTAATCTTGCTACACTAGATAACGAAGTTACATACATTTATCCTACGCTTAGCCGTGTTGAAGGAAGTAGTGGTGGTTCAGGTGTTGCATCATTCTTCGAAGTTGGATATCCAATTTGGTACATGAGAGGATATGAATACCTTGGCGTTGATCCTGCTGACGGATCTCCAATTTTTAATGACCTTAACACAGATGGTATTATAAACGACGCTGATAAAACAATGATTGGCTCGGCTATTCCTGATTTTACTTACGGTTTAACAATTAACCTGGCTTATAAAGGATTCGACCTTATTGTGTTCGGAAATGGCAGCTACGGAAACGACATTTGTTACGCCATACCTCGTGCCGTGCGTATGCAGGCAAATACGCTCAAGCATTTCTTTGATGGGCGCTGGACTACTCCGGGACAAGACGCCAAATATATTGCAGCCTCACTTCCTGATTATTCAAACTACGTGCAGAGTTCGGCAATGGTATTTGACGGCTCGTACTTCAAAATCAAGCAAATTCAGCTGGGATACAATGTTCCTAAAGGGCTTTTGGACAGAACAAATGTCTTTAATAACGCAAGAGTGTATGTATCACTCGACGATTTCTTTGTGTTCACTGACTACCCGGGATTCGATCCTGAAGTATCAATGAGTGGTGATGGTCTTGGACTTGACTACGGTCAGTATCCAACTACAAGGCGAGTAACTTTCGGTGTTAACTTATCATTTTAA
- a CDS encoding RagB/SusD family nutrient uptake outer membrane protein, which produces MKNRYISLILIIAGVFSFTSCEDNLDIPQHSVSSIDTYYQIDEEAEEGIVACYTATRDLYTATFANLPDLIDNLSDDLYGGGGSHTAVPWRRAVDFTFDDAFGPIGTNYVNLYALVYRANVVIENVTGESTVMKRAVAEAKVFRAFAYFYLTTLWGTPPLVDHTLEESEYMQGNSTTAELWAFIETNLTEAINSNALTEKANKDDETYRITKQFAQGLLGKAYLFQEKYSEAASMLDNVVNSGLYDLHADLSTAGTPLSNMTEESIFEIHFLNDMSQSETNNNINWTAKGLRGEKYSYTADAPFATSTWGIGNPTKDLYDAFISVEGADGYRLNNTLLTRDQMMNDYGTTNIMEITDHEGIFWFKYRILKDFWAGYFYANNHRVMKYNEILLLAAEAHLQNGNGAKATEYMNIIRNRAQAPTITGTVTLDEIKTESRLELCMEGHRFLNLVRWGDAASTLATKGVQGPNLQTDGSVVWVPYNDPAECGFKTGKHELLPFPNTEMSVNPNMTQNPGW; this is translated from the coding sequence ATGAAAAATAGATATATATCATTAATTCTAATAATTGCTGGTGTCTTTTCATTTACATCTTGCGAAGACAACCTTGACATTCCACAGCATAGTGTTTCGTCAATTGATACGTACTATCAAATCGATGAAGAAGCAGAAGAGGGGATTGTAGCCTGCTATACAGCTACAAGAGATCTCTACACGGCAACTTTTGCCAACTTACCTGATTTAATTGATAACCTTTCCGACGATTTGTATGGGGGTGGCGGAAGCCATACGGCTGTTCCATGGAGAAGAGCTGTCGATTTTACTTTTGATGACGCTTTTGGTCCGATAGGTACAAATTACGTTAATTTATATGCGCTGGTGTACCGTGCAAATGTGGTGATTGAAAACGTAACAGGAGAAAGTACCGTAATGAAAAGAGCGGTTGCGGAAGCTAAAGTTTTCAGGGCTTTTGCCTATTTCTATCTTACAACTTTGTGGGGAACACCTCCACTGGTAGACCACACGCTTGAAGAAAGTGAATACATGCAGGGCAACAGTACTACTGCAGAGTTATGGGCTTTTATTGAAACAAATCTTACAGAAGCTATTAATAGTAATGCGCTTACTGAGAAAGCCAACAAAGATGATGAGACTTACCGCATAACTAAACAGTTTGCACAGGGACTTTTGGGTAAAGCTTATCTTTTCCAGGAGAAATATTCAGAGGCTGCAAGTATGCTCGACAATGTTGTTAACTCTGGTCTTTACGATCTTCATGCTGATTTAAGCACTGCAGGAACACCTTTGTCAAACATGACTGAGGAATCAATCTTTGAGATTCATTTCCTTAACGACATGTCGCAGAGTGAAACCAACAACAATATAAACTGGACTGCCAAAGGACTTCGTGGCGAGAAATACAGCTACACAGCTGATGCTCCTTTTGCAACTTCAACATGGGGAATTGGTAATCCAACCAAAGATTTATACGACGCATTTATTTCAGTGGAAGGAGCTGATGGATATCGACTGAATAATACGCTGCTTACACGCGACCAAATGATGAATGACTACGGAACTACCAACATTATGGAGATTACCGACCATGAAGGTATTTTCTGGTTCAAGTACCGGATTCTTAAAGATTTTTGGGCAGGATATTTTTACGCCAATAACCACAGGGTAATGAAATACAATGAAATTCTGCTTCTTGCAGCCGAAGCTCATTTGCAGAACGGTAATGGTGCAAAAGCTACTGAGTACATGAATATAATTCGTAACCGCGCACAGGCTCCAACTATTACAGGAACTGTAACTTTGGATGAGATTAAAACCGAATCGCGTCTGGAATTATGTATGGAAGGACATCGTTTCTTAAACCTGGTTCGCTGGGGCGATGCTGCTTCAACTTTGGCTACAAAAGGAGTGCAAGGTCCTAATTTACAAACTGACGGAAGCGTAGTTTGGGTACCTTACAACGATCCTGCAGAATGTGGTTTTAAAACGGGAAAACATGAGTTGCTTCCTTTCCCGAATACCGAAATGAGTGTTAACCCGAATATGACTCAAAACCCGGGTTGGTAG
- a CDS encoding sulfatase: MKLSLQSKIAFLFLALALPFSMIAKAEAPAEKKQYNVLFIAADDLNIDINAFGNNKVNTPNIDRLAQRGVVFNHAYCQAPLCGPSRASLMTGYYPDKTGVFDLGPRFRDALPDAVTLAQMYKNNGYYTFRTGKIFHAGVPGDIGQPGHDDPASWTMTYNPIGRDKTDEYLLNADNPMLGTYLAIDCEDNEMTDAISANVAVSILRQRTGNQEVTAYGRFGGGRVNPQPFFMAVGFYRPHVPYVAPQKYFDMYPWEDIELPENPENDWDNKPHAAAWTLPLNAGASEEQQKKAIQAYYASISFVDTQVGKLLDALDEFGLSENTIIVFWSDHGYHLGEHGQWQKQTLFERAAKLPLIISVPGYSKGEKTDAVAQMVDVYPTLAELSGFEAPDDLVGKSLVPVLENPKVNWENAAYTIQARTLNPRAREGQSKYSFNPMLASDNPTIFGRSVRVQRYRYTEWDEGKLGVELYDYEKDPKEFVNLATDPKYKDMVEELSEKLHGFYK; the protein is encoded by the coding sequence ATGAAACTAAGCCTACAGTCAAAAATAGCTTTTCTTTTTCTGGCCCTGGCACTTCCGTTTTCGATGATAGCCAAAGCAGAAGCACCAGCCGAGAAAAAACAATATAATGTGCTTTTTATAGCCGCCGACGATTTAAATATCGATATCAACGCGTTTGGAAATAACAAAGTAAATACGCCGAATATCGACCGATTGGCTCAACGAGGAGTGGTGTTTAATCATGCCTATTGCCAGGCGCCGTTGTGTGGCCCAAGCCGCGCTTCGTTAATGACCGGTTATTACCCGGATAAAACAGGGGTTTTTGATCTTGGTCCTCGTTTTCGCGATGCACTTCCAGATGCCGTAACACTGGCACAGATGTATAAAAACAATGGATATTACACGTTCCGTACTGGTAAAATATTCCATGCAGGGGTACCAGGCGATATTGGTCAGCCCGGACACGATGATCCAGCTTCGTGGACAATGACTTATAACCCGATTGGCAGGGATAAAACCGACGAGTATTTGCTGAATGCCGACAATCCGATGCTGGGAACTTACCTGGCGATTGATTGCGAGGACAATGAGATGACCGATGCGATTTCGGCAAATGTTGCTGTAAGTATTTTGCGTCAGCGGACAGGAAATCAGGAGGTAACTGCTTACGGACGTTTTGGTGGTGGTCGTGTAAACCCTCAGCCGTTTTTTATGGCGGTTGGTTTTTATCGTCCGCATGTGCCGTATGTGGCTCCTCAAAAATATTTCGATATGTATCCGTGGGAAGATATTGAGCTTCCTGAAAATCCGGAAAACGACTGGGATAACAAACCTCATGCAGCAGCGTGGACATTGCCATTAAATGCCGGCGCATCCGAAGAGCAACAGAAAAAGGCTATTCAGGCTTACTATGCAAGCATTTCTTTTGTTGACACTCAGGTTGGAAAATTATTGGATGCATTGGATGAATTCGGGTTAAGTGAAAATACAATTATTGTTTTCTGGAGCGACCATGGTTATCATTTAGGAGAACACGGACAATGGCAAAAACAGACCTTGTTTGAAAGAGCTGCCAAGTTGCCGTTGATTATTTCCGTTCCCGGTTACAGCAAAGGTGAAAAAACTGATGCTGTGGCGCAGATGGTTGATGTTTACCCAACATTAGCCGAGCTTTCAGGTTTTGAAGCTCCTGATGATTTGGTCGGCAAAAGCCTTGTTCCAGTTTTGGAAAATCCTAAAGTAAACTGGGAAAATGCAGCTTATACAATTCAGGCAAGAACATTGAACCCACGTGCTCGCGAAGGTCAATCGAAATACAGTTTTAACCCGATGTTGGCATCGGATAATCCAACCATTTTCGGACGTTCAGTTCGGGTACAAAGATACCGTTATACCGAGTGGGATGAAGGAAAACTGGGCGTTGAACTTTACGACTACGAGAAAGACCCGAAAGAATTTGTGAACCTGGCGACCGATCCAAAATATAAAGATATGGTAGAAGAACTGTCGGAAAAATTACACGGATTCTATAAATAG
- a CDS encoding nucleoside hydrolase-like domain-containing protein produces the protein MKNFVKSTLLIVCVVFSLKLFAETPPEQKHRLLVLTDIEADPDDAQTLVRLLLYSNQIDIEGIIATTSVHLKDRVAPESVKAIISAYGKVQPNLLKHEPGFPKAETLLSVVKQGLPIYGMEAVGEGNDSEGSEWIIKVLEKEDDRPVYISVWGGPNTLAQALWKIRETKSKKDADRLISKIRVYTISDQDDSGNWMREEFPELFYIVSPGSYFAATWIAMSMRINGIDNETVSNDWLAQNIQQGHGPLGAKYPDVAYSMEGDTPSWLSLILNGLNSPEHPDWGGWGGRYEFYKPEAKESDPKVSHGGVPIVPETRAIWTNAEDTFIPRIKNNYGGALRKDTLTFTDNRVTLWRWRDDFQNDFAARMDWCTKSYEEANHPPVLALGHSEEFTVKSGEQFELDASGTSDPDGDNLSYWWFQYREVGTLDKDMGFGGKAENLYRIRNIVAPQVNKPETVHYILKVTDKGTPAISRYKRVIVTIQPN, from the coding sequence ATGAAGAATTTCGTAAAAAGTACATTATTAATTGTTTGCGTTGTTTTTTCATTAAAGTTGTTTGCGGAAACTCCACCTGAGCAGAAACACCGCTTGTTGGTATTAACCGACATTGAGGCCGATCCTGATGATGCGCAAACTTTGGTTCGTCTATTACTTTATTCTAACCAGATCGACATTGAAGGAATTATCGCCACTACTTCAGTACATTTAAAAGACAGAGTTGCTCCCGAAAGTGTAAAAGCAATAATTAGTGCTTACGGAAAAGTGCAGCCCAATCTTTTAAAACATGAACCCGGATTCCCAAAAGCTGAGACCTTATTATCAGTGGTAAAACAAGGGCTGCCTATTTACGGAATGGAAGCGGTTGGCGAAGGAAACGACTCGGAAGGATCGGAGTGGATCATAAAAGTTTTGGAAAAAGAGGATGATCGTCCGGTTTATATTTCCGTTTGGGGAGGACCAAATACGCTGGCACAGGCGCTCTGGAAAATAAGGGAAACAAAAAGCAAAAAAGATGCTGACCGGTTGATCAGTAAAATCAGGGTTTATACCATTTCCGACCAGGATGATAGCGGCAACTGGATGCGCGAAGAATTTCCGGAACTGTTTTATATCGTTAGTCCCGGAAGTTATTTCGCTGCCACCTGGATTGCCATGAGCATGCGCATAAACGGAATTGATAACGAAACGGTAAGTAATGATTGGTTAGCCCAAAATATTCAGCAGGGACACGGTCCGTTAGGTGCAAAATACCCCGATGTTGCTTACAGTATGGAAGGAGATACTCCTTCGTGGCTTTCCTTAATTTTAAATGGCTTAAATTCCCCTGAACATCCCGATTGGGGAGGCTGGGGAGGCCGTTACGAATTCTATAAACCTGAAGCCAAAGAATCGGATCCGAAGGTGTCGCATGGCGGAGTGCCAATTGTTCCTGAAACACGGGCGATTTGGACAAATGCAGAAGATACTTTCATCCCTCGTATAAAAAATAATTACGGTGGCGCACTCAGAAAAGACACGCTAACATTTACTGATAACCGTGTAACGCTGTGGCGCTGGAGAGACGATTTTCAGAATGATTTTGCAGCCCGAATGGACTGGTGCACTAAATCATACGAAGAAGCGAATCATCCACCGGTTCTTGCGCTTGGTCATTCGGAAGAATTTACCGTTAAATCGGGTGAGCAATTTGAACTGGATGCCAGTGGAACAAGCGATCCCGACGGCGATAATTTGAGTTATTGGTGGTTTCAGTACCGCGAGGTTGGAACCTTGGATAAGGATATGGGATTTGGCGGAAAAGCTGAAAACCTGTACCGGATTCGGAATATTGTAGCTCCGCAGGTCAACAAGCCTGAAACGGTTCATTACATACTAAAAGTAACCGATAAAGGAACTCCGGCTATTTCAAGATATAAACGAGTGATAGTAACCATTCAACCCAATTAA